The Candidatus Omnitrophota bacterium nucleotide sequence TATCGCTTACAATTTTATAACAAACCTTACCTTCAATTTCGCTTAAACGGAGATTAACAGGAAAAACCTCATAGCCTCTATGTATTAAGTCCTTTAGAATCTTATAGGCAAATTTAAATTCATTTCTGAATGAACCTACTACGGCAAATCTTTTCTGTTTTAAAAATTCTTTAACTAAATCTTCCATTTACCTATTCTATTTTCTCACCCGCGCCAGAACCGCTGTTCGCATCAAAAATTTCTTCTATTTCTATTTTGAGCGCTCCCTTAGCGGGATACTTTTCTCCCATCGATTTCATCCATTTCCTGGCGTCTTCATATAGAGGCCCTGAATTTAAATAACTGCACCTACCTTTGATTTGATACGACTCCTTGCCGCTTCTCACAAGAATCGCGACTAAAGGATTCTCAAGAATATTCGCTAATGTCTTATTCATATAGTTATCAACAATGATGATAGTTTCGTCATCCAGAAGATATTTCGCTCCCGCATTGCAAACATTAGGAACACCGTTTTTTGACGATGTAGCAAGCTGATGAACCGGCTCGTTATTAAAAATATCTTTTACTTTCTTAGGTATTTTCATTAAAAGTAGCCTTACTCCTTCTGAGATATTTCTTTTAAAATCTGTTCGTATAAACACAGAAAATCTTTCTTATAGTCGGGGAATACCTTAACCATCGGCTCCCCTTTTGAATAAGCCATGGCGATTTCTTTTCTAAAGGGTATTCTCATTAGCACGGGTATATTTTCTTTCTTACAGTATTCCTCGGTTTTATTATTCCCCAAATCAGCGCGGTTGATTACCACCCCAAACGGGATCTTTAATTTCCTTAGGACCTCTACTGCCAAAATTAAGTCATTTAAACCAAAAGGCGTTGGCTCGGTGACTAAAACGCAAAAATCGCTTTCCTTAACCGAACCAACCACAGGACAGGATGTTCCGGGAGGAGCATCGATAATAACTGTTTTTTTAAGATTAATATGCTCTTTGACCTGGCGGATAAGCGGCGGAGACATTGCTTCGCCGATATTAAGTTTCCCGTGTATGAATTCAATCTCTCCGCAAACGCCAAGTTCCACTACCCCTATTTCTCTATTTACTTCTTTTATTGCCTTTTCCGGGCATAGGGCACTGCAAGCGCCGCAACCGTGGCATAAATTAGCAAAAACTAAAGTGCTTCCCTTATTTCCGTTTTGGCCTGGCAAAACCGCGATCGCGTGAAATACGCATACCTTGGCGCATTTTCCGCAATAAGTGCATTTGGATTCGTCAATCTCCGGAACAGG carries:
- a CDS encoding ATP-binding protein → MIISIASGKGGTGKTTIAVNLALSINNVQFLDCDVEEPNAHIFLKSNIEKQQKAYIPVPEIDESKCTYCGKCAKVCVFHAIAVLPGQNGNKGSTLVFANLCHGCGACSALCPEKAIKEVNREIGVVELGVCGEIEFIHGKLNIGEAMSPPLIRQVKEHINLKKTVIIDAPPGTSCPVVGSVKESDFCVLVTEPTPFGLNDLILAVEVLRKLKIPFGVVINRADLGNNKTEEYCKKENIPVLMRIPFRKEIAMAYSKGEPMVKVFPDYKKDFLCLYEQILKEISQKE
- a CDS encoding pyridoxamine 5'-phosphate oxidase family protein, with product MKIPKKVKDIFNNEPVHQLATSSKNGVPNVCNAGAKYLLDDETIIIVDNYMNKTLANILENPLVAILVRSGKESYQIKGRCSYLNSGPLYEDARKWMKSMGEKYPAKGALKIEIEEIFDANSGSGAGEKIE
- a CDS encoding CoA-binding protein codes for the protein MEDLVKEFLKQKRFAVVGSFRNEFKFAYKILKDLIHRGYEVFPVNLRLSEIEGKVCYKIVSDIPCVVDVVDIVTPPPAIETILQEYFQKGIKRAWIQPGAESEAAIQFCHDNNI